In one window of Thiobacillus sp. DNA:
- the lon gene encoding endopeptidase La produces MTEDTTPIEGEIVGPAEEGSGTPNLPAQTLPSAIYILPLTEKPFFPAQTLPLIMNEGPWMESVKRIGDAGHHLVGLVCVHGDSSDDARPEDFYGVGTLVRMHHPMRSEGKIQFIAEGITRFKVQEWLSPKPPYFARVTYPAESRQLNTTEEETKAYALAIINAIKELMPLNPLYSEELKFFLNRFSPNEPALLTDFAASLTTAPKEKLQEVLEAFNLRKRMQKVLVLIKKELEVAKLQTQIRAKVEEKMTQQQREFFLRQQLKAIQQELGIAKDDRTVDLDLYRGRVKKLKLPPHAEKKIDEEMTKLSGLEHGSPEYTVTRNYLDWLTCLPWGKYTRDKLDLARARKILDADHDGLDDVKERIIEFLAVGAMKGEVAGSILLLVGPPGVGKTSIGRSVARALGRKFYRFSVGGMRDEAEIKGHRRTYIGALPGKFIQAIKEVESQNPVIMLDEVDKIGASYQGDPASALLEVLDPEQNSEFLDHYLDVRFDLSKTLFICTANQLDTIPAPLLDRMETIRLSGYLMEEKVAIARHHLWPKQLKKSGLKRGQVSITAAAIRKIIEGYAREAGVRQLEMNLGKVIRKSVVKIVRQEADKLHVNTDNLDTFLTDPPYLPEKPMTGVGVITGLAWTPLGGATLTIEATKVHTLNRGFKLTGQLGDVMKESAEIAYSYISSHLKLYQADVKFFDEAFVHLHVPEGATPKDGPSAGITMATALLSLARNQKIDRPLAMTGELTLTGKVLPVGGIREKVIAAKRVGIHELILPAANQPDFERLPDYVKAGLEAHFVKHYRDVARLVFAG; encoded by the coding sequence ATGACCGAAGACACCACCCCCATCGAAGGCGAGATCGTCGGACCGGCCGAGGAGGGCAGCGGCACGCCCAACCTGCCGGCCCAGACCCTGCCTTCCGCCATCTATATCCTGCCCCTGACGGAGAAGCCCTTCTTCCCGGCCCAGACCCTGCCCCTGATCATGAACGAGGGGCCCTGGATGGAATCCGTGAAGCGCATCGGCGACGCCGGCCACCACCTGGTGGGCCTGGTGTGCGTGCATGGAGATTCCTCCGACGACGCCCGGCCGGAGGATTTTTATGGCGTGGGCACCCTGGTGCGCATGCATCACCCCATGCGCTCCGAGGGCAAGATCCAGTTCATCGCCGAAGGCATCACCCGCTTCAAGGTGCAGGAATGGCTGTCGCCCAAGCCACCCTATTTCGCCCGGGTGACCTATCCGGCCGAATCGCGCCAGCTCAACACCACGGAGGAGGAGACCAAGGCCTACGCCCTGGCCATCATCAACGCCATCAAGGAGTTGATGCCCCTCAACCCCCTTTATTCAGAGGAACTCAAGTTTTTCCTCAACCGGTTTTCGCCCAATGAGCCGGCCCTGCTCACGGACTTTGCCGCCAGCCTCACCACCGCCCCCAAGGAAAAGCTCCAGGAGGTGCTGGAGGCCTTCAACCTGCGCAAGCGCATGCAGAAGGTGCTGGTGCTGATCAAGAAGGAACTGGAGGTGGCCAAGCTCCAGACCCAGATCCGCGCCAAGGTGGAAGAGAAGATGACCCAGCAGCAGCGGGAGTTCTTCCTGCGCCAGCAGCTGAAGGCCATCCAGCAGGAACTGGGCATCGCCAAAGACGACCGCACCGTGGACCTGGACCTGTACCGGGGCCGGGTGAAGAAGCTGAAGCTGCCGCCCCATGCGGAGAAGAAGATCGACGAGGAGATGACCAAGCTCTCGGGCCTGGAGCACGGCTCCCCCGAGTACACCGTCACCCGCAACTACCTGGACTGGCTCACCTGCCTGCCCTGGGGCAAGTACACCCGCGACAAGCTGGACCTGGCCCGGGCCCGCAAGATCCTGGACGCCGACCACGACGGCCTGGACGACGTGAAGGAACGCATCATCGAGTTCCTGGCCGTGGGCGCCATGAAGGGGGAGGTGGCGGGCTCCATCCTGTTGCTGGTGGGGCCGCCGGGGGTGGGCAAGACCTCCATCGGCCGGTCCGTGGCCCGGGCCCTGGGGCGCAAGTTCTATCGCTTTTCCGTGGGCGGCATGCGGGACGAGGCCGAGATCAAGGGCCACCGCCGCACCTACATCGGCGCCCTGCCGGGCAAGTTCATCCAGGCCATCAAGGAGGTGGAGTCCCAGAACCCGGTGATCATGCTGGACGAGGTGGACAAGATCGGCGCCTCCTACCAGGGGGACCCGGCCAGCGCCCTGCTGGAGGTGCTGGACCCGGAGCAGAACAGCGAATTCCTGGACCACTACCTGGACGTGCGCTTCGACCTTTCGAAGACCCTGTTCATCTGCACAGCCAACCAGCTGGACACCATTCCAGCGCCTTTGCTGGACCGCATGGAGACCATCCGCCTCTCCGGCTATCTCATGGAGGAGAAGGTGGCCATCGCCCGCCACCACCTGTGGCCCAAACAGCTCAAGAAGTCGGGGCTCAAGCGGGGCCAGGTCAGCATCACCGCCGCCGCCATACGCAAGATCATCGAGGGCTACGCCCGGGAAGCGGGGGTGCGCCAGCTGGAGATGAACCTGGGCAAGGTCATCCGCAAGTCCGTGGTGAAGATCGTGCGCCAGGAAGCGGACAAACTCCACGTCAACACCGACAACCTGGACACCTTCCTCACCGACCCGCCCTACCTGCCGGAGAAGCCCATGACCGGCGTGGGCGTCATCACCGGCCTGGCCTGGACGCCCCTGGGGGGCGCCACCCTCACCATCGAGGCCACCAAGGTCCACACCCTCAACCGGGGCTTCAAGCTCACCGGCCAGCTGGGGGACGTGATGAAGGAATCCGCCGAAATCGCCTACAGCTACATCTCCAGCCACTTGAAGCTTTACCAGGCGGACGTGAAGTTCTTCGACGAGGCCTTCGTGCACCTGCACGTGCCGGAAGGCGCCACCCCCAAGGATGGGCCCAGCGCCGGCATCACCATGGCCACGGCTCTGCTGTCCCTGGCCCGCAACCAGAAGATCGATCGCCCCCTGGCCATGACCGGCGAGCTCACCCTCACCGGCAAGGTGCTGCCCGTGGGGGGCATCCGGGAGAAGGTCATCGCCGCCAAGCGGGTCGGCATCCACGAGCTGATCCTGCCCGCCGCCAACCAGCCGGACTTCGAGCGCCTGCCGGATTACGTGAAGGCGGGCCTGGAAGCCCACTTCGTCAAGCATTACCGGGACGTGGCCAGGCTGGTGTTTGCCGGCTGA
- a CDS encoding tryptophan--tRNA ligase yields the protein MYADRVLSGMRPTGSLHLGHYHGVLKNWIRLQHEYECLFFVADWHALTTHYDNPLTIHDSTWEMVIDWLAAGVDPSKATLFIQSEVIEHAELHLLLSMMTPLGWLERVPTYKDQQEKLTEKDLSTYGFLGYPLLQSADILIYRANQVPVGEDQVPHIEFAREIARRFNHLYGKEPGYEEKAQAAVKKLGGKKAKLYQELKTRYQQEGDDEALDSAKAMLAETQNLSLGDKERLYGYLEGGGKMILTEPEALLTAASRMPGLDGQKMSKSYNNTISLREDPEAVNKKIRTMPTDPARVRRTDPGEPGRCPVWQLHEVYSGEDVKAWVRQGCTTAGIGCIECKQPVIDAVLKELAPIQERARAYTQDPDTVKNVIADGCEKARDLARETMRDVRESMGLYYG from the coding sequence ATGTATGCTGATCGCGTTCTCTCAGGCATGCGCCCCACGGGCAGCCTCCACCTGGGCCACTACCACGGCGTCCTGAAAAACTGGATCCGCCTCCAGCACGAGTACGAGTGCCTGTTCTTCGTGGCCGACTGGCATGCCCTCACCACCCACTACGACAACCCCCTCACCATCCACGACAGCACCTGGGAAATGGTCATCGACTGGCTGGCCGCCGGCGTGGATCCCTCCAAGGCCACCCTGTTCATCCAGTCCGAGGTCATCGAGCACGCGGAACTGCACCTTCTGCTGTCCATGATGACCCCCCTGGGCTGGCTGGAAAGGGTGCCTACCTACAAGGACCAGCAGGAAAAACTCACGGAAAAGGATCTGTCCACCTACGGCTTCCTGGGCTACCCCCTGCTGCAATCCGCGGACATTCTCATCTACCGGGCCAACCAGGTGCCCGTGGGGGAGGACCAGGTGCCCCATATCGAGTTCGCCCGGGAAATCGCCCGCCGCTTCAACCACCTTTATGGCAAGGAGCCGGGCTATGAGGAGAAAGCCCAGGCGGCGGTGAAGAAACTTGGCGGCAAGAAGGCCAAGCTGTACCAGGAGTTGAAGACCCGCTACCAGCAGGAGGGGGACGACGAGGCCCTGGACTCCGCCAAGGCCATGCTGGCCGAAACCCAGAACCTGAGCCTGGGGGACAAGGAGCGCCTGTACGGCTACCTGGAGGGGGGCGGCAAGATGATCCTCACCGAGCCCGAGGCCCTGCTTACGGCCGCATCCAGGATGCCCGGCCTGGACGGCCAGAAGATGTCCAAGTCCTACAACAACACCATTTCCCTGCGGGAAGACCCGGAAGCGGTGAACAAGAAGATCCGCACCATGCCCACGGACCCGGCCCGGGTGCGCCGCACCGACCCGGGCGAGCCCGGACGCTGCCCGGTCTGGCAGCTGCACGAGGTCTACTCCGGCGAGGACGTGAAGGCCTGGGTGCGCCAGGGCTGCACCACCGCCGGCATCGGCTGCATCGAGTGCAAGCAGCCGGTCATCGACGCCGTGCTGAAGGAACTGGCTCCCATCCAGGAGCGGGCCCGGGCCTATACCCAGGACCCTGACACGGTGAAGAATGTCATCGCCGACGGCTGCGAGAAGGCCCGGGACCTGGCCCGGGAGACCATGCGGGACGTGCGGGAATCCATGGGGTTGTACTACGGCTGA
- a CDS encoding PIN domain-containing protein, producing the protein MPASFVDTNILLYAISTDPAEALKKRVARDILAGSGWGLSVQVLQEFFVNATRGSAPAMTHEDAESAIRQLALRPMVENDVALMLEALRVKARYRIAYWDAAIVAAATRLGATVLYSEDLGDGQDYGGVKAVNPFGARLA; encoded by the coding sequence ATGCCCGCTAGCTTCGTCGACACCAATATCCTTCTGTACGCCATTTCCACGGACCCCGCCGAGGCCCTCAAGAAGCGGGTTGCCAGAGATATTCTTGCGGGCTCGGGCTGGGGTTTGTCCGTCCAGGTGCTGCAGGAGTTCTTCGTCAATGCCACGCGGGGTTCTGCACCTGCCATGACACATGAGGACGCGGAGTCCGCGATACGTCAGCTGGCCCTGCGTCCGATGGTGGAAAACGATGTTGCGCTGATGCTGGAGGCGCTGCGCGTCAAGGCGCGCTACCGGATAGCTTATTGGGACGCCGCCATTGTCGCAGCAGCAACACGCCTGGGCGCTACGGTCCTCTATTCGGAAGACCTGGGCGATGGCCAGGATTATGGTGGGGTGAAAGCTGTTAATCCTTTCGGTGCACGGCTGGCTTGA
- a CDS encoding DUF1972 domain-containing protein, with the protein MNERVLRILGTRGVPAAHGGFETFAEHLAPYLVDHGWLVTVYCQEDGTGPVFEDDWHGVRRVRMPVATQGAAGTIVFDWKSTVHAAREKGLLLTLGYNTAAFSALYRLKGLRNVINMDGVEWRRQKWGSVAKLWFWLNDWAGCWLGNHLVADHPEIKRHLSTRVRLGKITMIPYGSDRVDIASPEPIAPYGLTPGTYAILIARAEPENSILEVVQAWSSEKRNCKLVVLGKYDPNHAYQRAVKDAASDEVLFPGAIYDKAVVQALRFHARFYVHGHQVGGTNPSLVEALGAGNGVLGHDNPYNRWVAGVAGVYFKDAQTCAQAITRLLGDPELLGRLQAASRARHAEAFTWEKILGDYEKLLLTWAG; encoded by the coding sequence ATGAATGAACGAGTATTACGTATTCTGGGCACGCGTGGCGTGCCCGCTGCCCATGGTGGCTTTGAAACCTTCGCCGAACATCTGGCGCCTTATCTGGTGGATCACGGTTGGCTGGTGACGGTGTATTGCCAGGAAGACGGCACCGGCCCGGTTTTTGAGGATGACTGGCATGGCGTGCGCCGGGTGCGCATGCCCGTTGCCACCCAGGGGGCTGCCGGCACTATTGTTTTCGACTGGAAATCCACCGTGCATGCTGCAAGGGAAAAAGGTCTGCTGCTGACCCTGGGCTACAACACGGCGGCTTTCTCCGCGTTGTACCGCCTCAAGGGCTTGCGCAACGTCATCAATATGGATGGTGTGGAGTGGCGCCGCCAGAAATGGGGTAGTGTTGCCAAGCTATGGTTCTGGCTTAACGACTGGGCTGGCTGCTGGCTGGGCAACCATTTGGTTGCAGACCACCCTGAAATCAAGCGCCATCTCAGTACCCGGGTACGCCTCGGCAAGATCACCATGATTCCCTATGGCTCTGACCGAGTGGATATAGCCAGCCCGGAGCCCATTGCGCCATATGGGCTGACTCCCGGTACCTATGCCATCCTTATCGCCCGGGCCGAGCCGGAAAACTCGATTCTGGAAGTGGTGCAGGCCTGGTCGAGTGAAAAGCGGAATTGCAAGCTGGTGGTGCTGGGCAAGTACGACCCGAACCATGCTTACCAAAGGGCGGTTAAGGATGCAGCATCGGATGAAGTGCTGTTCCCTGGCGCCATCTACGACAAGGCGGTTGTTCAGGCCTTGCGCTTCCATGCCCGGTTTTATGTGCATGGCCACCAGGTGGGGGGCACCAATCCCTCCCTGGTGGAAGCGCTGGGTGCGGGCAATGGGGTTCTGGGCCACGACAACCCCTATAACCGCTGGGTGGCGGGGGTTGCCGGGGTGTATTTCAAGGATGCGCAAACCTGTGCCCAGGCCATTACGCGTCTGCTGGGCGACCCAGAGTTGTTAGGCCGGTTGCAGGCGGCAAGCCGGGCTCGCCATGCAGAAGCCTTTACCTGGGAGAAGATTCTGGGGGATTACGAAAAGCTGTTACTGACCTGGGCAGGTTGA
- a CDS encoding site-2 protease family protein yields the protein MELNLIQKIAVFALPVIFAITLHEAAHGYAALRFGDRTAQMMGRISVNPLRHIDLVGTIIVPAITIVLGGILFGWAKPVPVNFGNLRNPKKDMFWVAAAGPLANLAMAVFWAAMIKFAFSVPSAYSHPLALMGMAGVTINAILATLNLLPIPPLDGGRIAVSLLPHKWSYKLAQVEPYGLFILIGLLATGVLGLIIGPFYQTVEQVLLKIFNIIP from the coding sequence TTGGAACTTAACCTGATACAAAAGATTGCGGTGTTCGCATTGCCGGTGATCTTCGCCATCACCCTGCACGAGGCGGCTCACGGTTATGCCGCCCTGCGCTTCGGCGACCGCACCGCCCAGATGATGGGCCGCATCAGCGTGAATCCCCTGCGCCACATCGACCTGGTGGGCACCATCATCGTCCCCGCCATCACCATCGTCCTGGGAGGCATCCTGTTCGGTTGGGCCAAGCCCGTGCCGGTGAACTTCGGCAACCTGCGCAATCCCAAGAAAGACATGTTCTGGGTAGCGGCGGCGGGGCCCCTGGCAAACCTGGCCATGGCCGTGTTCTGGGCCGCCATGATCAAGTTCGCCTTTTCCGTGCCCAGCGCCTACTCCCACCCCCTGGCCCTCATGGGCATGGCGGGCGTGACCATCAACGCCATCCTGGCCACCCTGAACCTGTTGCCCATTCCACCCCTGGACGGTGGGCGCATCGCCGTGAGCCTGCTGCCCCACAAATGGTCCTACAAGCTGGCCCAGGTGGAGCCCTATGGCCTGTTCATTCTCATCGGCCTGCTGGCCACCGGTGTTTTGGGCCTGATCATCGGCCCCTTCTACCAGACGGTGGAGCAAGTGCTTTTGAAAATTTTCAATATCATTCCCTAA
- a CDS encoding glycoside hydrolase family 99-like domain-containing protein: MKNVFKWWLVLMLATMLPACATENSGSALPNSTYKIGVYYFPGWKNKQLGAPSDYPWLPITKFPDRKPLLGWYDESNDDVMRQQLDWMHSYGIDYVVFDWYFGSDNKAYLEHALAAYLRAPNRDRVKFSILWSNHGKALKSKAHWESMVKYWVKYYFPRPEFFRLDEKPVVYIFYADYLKQQAASFGISTKELFDNAQELARAAGFPGINFVAGTGASTPMINSYAKAAGYEAFSAYNFHRGPNDLLPSHSYEELDKGYRGHWKRFAEVGNLPLIVPMTSGWDKRPWGGSKDPWHDNSLAKPVEFRKHLEAAKAFIDSNPTITRGMGVICCWNEYGEGSFIEPTENMGFSFLEQVRDVFGNPAQ; the protein is encoded by the coding sequence ATGAAGAATGTTTTTAAATGGTGGCTGGTGTTAATGCTGGCAACTATGTTGCCTGCATGTGCAACTGAAAACTCTGGCAGTGCCTTACCTAACTCAACCTATAAGATTGGTGTTTATTATTTTCCCGGATGGAAAAACAAACAACTCGGCGCACCTTCTGATTATCCATGGTTGCCAATAACAAAATTTCCTGATCGGAAGCCATTGCTAGGCTGGTATGACGAAAGCAACGATGATGTAATGCGCCAGCAACTCGATTGGATGCATTCCTACGGTATTGATTATGTCGTGTTTGATTGGTATTTTGGTTCAGATAACAAGGCATATCTGGAACATGCGCTTGCAGCTTATTTACGTGCGCCTAACCGTGATCGCGTGAAATTCTCCATTCTCTGGTCCAATCATGGCAAAGCGCTTAAAAGTAAAGCGCATTGGGAATCGATGGTCAAATATTGGGTGAAATATTACTTCCCACGCCCAGAGTTTTTCCGTTTAGATGAAAAACCCGTCGTATACATTTTTTATGCGGATTATCTAAAGCAGCAAGCGGCTTCTTTTGGAATATCAACCAAAGAATTATTCGATAATGCACAAGAATTGGCTCGGGCAGCAGGCTTCCCCGGTATAAACTTTGTTGCTGGAACAGGCGCTAGCACGCCGATGATTAATTCATATGCTAAGGCTGCAGGTTACGAGGCATTCTCTGCGTATAACTTCCATCGTGGGCCAAACGATTTGTTGCCTTCCCATAGTTATGAAGAGCTTGATAAAGGGTATCGAGGGCATTGGAAACGATTTGCTGAGGTGGGAAACCTGCCACTAATTGTTCCAATGACGTCTGGCTGGGACAAACGTCCCTGGGGGGGGAGCAAAGACCCTTGGCATGACAATTCTTTGGCCAAGCCTGTGGAGTTCAGAAAACATTTGGAGGCTGCTAAGGCATTTATTGATTCCAATCCGACAATAACTCGAGGTATGGGGGTTATTTGTTGTTGGAATGAGTACGGGGAGGGGTCTTTCATAGAGCCGACTGAAAATATGGGCTTCAGTTTCCTCGAACAAGTACGTGATGTTTTTGGAAATCCCGCTCAATGA
- a CDS encoding rhomboid family intramembrane serine protease gives MVWAGAGYWHTSNDVQLAWGANFGPATKDGEWWRLGSALFLHFGLFHLGMNMLSLWDGGRLVERMYGSGRFLLVYFASGLAGNLLSLIIQGDRAVSGGASGAIFGIYGALMVHLWLTKHRNESREHRQLLWGAALFSAFAILLGFTIEGIDNAAHIGGLLGGLLTGVVLARASNGDRVAPARSRWAAATLFSLWVVLMVGFMPQPRYRWSEEVQARGEIHAFIGEDARIAAQLEAILGSARQGASFDELAGRVESSVASPYADSFHSLSRLHLDPTAPSASALARVRQYAEERRDASLALAEGLRAKDWEQIREALEKVTQAGRQAGAKARSQSEDQIGEPAE, from the coding sequence ATGGTATGGGCTGGGGCAGGGTATTGGCATACCTCCAACGACGTCCAGCTTGCCTGGGGGGCCAATTTCGGCCCCGCCACCAAGGACGGAGAATGGTGGCGCCTGGGCAGTGCCCTGTTCCTGCACTTCGGCCTGTTCCACCTGGGCATGAACATGCTCTCGCTATGGGACGGCGGCAGACTGGTGGAGCGGATGTACGGCAGCGGCCGGTTCTTGCTGGTGTATTTCGCCTCCGGTCTGGCGGGCAACCTCCTGTCCCTCATCATCCAGGGCGACCGGGCCGTTTCCGGCGGCGCCTCGGGCGCCATCTTCGGCATCTACGGCGCCCTCATGGTCCACCTTTGGCTGACCAAGCACAGGAACGAATCCCGCGAACATCGGCAATTGCTCTGGGGTGCAGCCCTATTTTCCGCCTTTGCCATCCTGCTGGGTTTCACCATCGAGGGCATCGACAACGCCGCCCACATCGGTGGCCTGCTGGGCGGACTGCTGACTGGGGTGGTCCTGGCCAGGGCAAGCAATGGCGATAGGGTCGCGCCTGCCCGTAGCCGTTGGGCGGCCGCTACCTTGTTCTCGCTATGGGTTGTCCTCATGGTCGGGTTCATGCCCCAGCCCCGTTACCGCTGGAGCGAAGAAGTCCAGGCCCGGGGCGAAATCCACGCTTTTATTGGGGAAGATGCCCGCATCGCCGCCCAACTCGAAGCCATCCTGGGCAGCGCTCGCCAAGGGGCCAGCTTTGACGAACTGGCCGGCCGGGTCGAATCCAGCGTCGCCAGCCCATACGCCGACAGTTTCCATAGCCTGTCCAGGTTGCACCTGGACCCCACCGCGCCCTCGGCCTCCGCTCTCGCCCGGGTACGCCAATACGCGGAAGAGCGGCGCGACGCTTCGCTAGCCCTGGCGGAAGGCCTGCGTGCCAAGGACTGGGAGCAGATCAGGGAAGCCCTGGAGAAGGTCACCCAGGCAGGCCGACAGGCCGGTGCGAAAGCAAGGAGCCAATCCGAGGACCAGATTGGTGAGCCGGCCGAATAG
- a CDS encoding PHP domain-containing protein — MPVYDLHCHSTASDGVLTPVALVQRAIAQGVDFLALTDHDELAGLGNARKATEGSALKLVPGVEISITWGKATVHIVGLHVNPEDAVLRQGLAQNRGGRRLRAQRMAQELARIGIHGALEGAYAQAINPELIGRTHFARFLVEEGVVKDVKTVFRKYLVKGKPGYVSHEWASLEEAVNWIHAAGGQAVIAHPGRYKFGSEKLRLLLAEFRDAGGEGIEVVTGSQPSDQVPYFADLAVEFGLLASVGSDFHAPGEGGRELGSIMGQPMHLPSRCTPVWSRW, encoded by the coding sequence ATGCCGGTATACGACCTACATTGCCATTCCACCGCCTCGGACGGTGTCCTGACCCCCGTGGCCCTGGTGCAGCGGGCCATCGCCCAGGGGGTGGACTTCCTGGCCCTAACGGATCACGACGAGCTTGCCGGGCTGGGAAATGCGCGCAAGGCCACGGAAGGAAGTGCCCTGAAGCTGGTGCCCGGGGTGGAAATCTCCATCACCTGGGGCAAGGCCACGGTACACATCGTGGGCCTGCACGTTAACCCGGAGGACGCCGTTCTCCGACAGGGCCTGGCGCAGAACCGGGGCGGCCGCCGCCTGCGGGCCCAGCGCATGGCCCAGGAACTGGCCAGGATCGGCATCCATGGCGCCCTGGAGGGTGCCTATGCCCAGGCCATCAACCCGGAGCTCATCGGCCGGACGCATTTCGCCCGCTTCCTGGTGGAAGAGGGGGTGGTGAAGGACGTGAAGACCGTGTTCAGGAAATACCTGGTCAAGGGCAAGCCGGGCTACGTGTCCCACGAATGGGCCAGCCTGGAGGAGGCCGTGAACTGGATCCACGCCGCCGGCGGCCAGGCAGTCATCGCCCACCCGGGGCGCTACAAGTTCGGTTCAGAAAAACTTCGTCTGCTGCTGGCCGAGTTCCGGGACGCGGGCGGAGAGGGCATCGAGGTGGTCACGGGCAGCCAGCCCTCCGACCAGGTGCCTTATTTTGCCGACCTGGCGGTGGAATTCGGTTTGCTGGCCTCCGTGGGCTCGGATTTCCACGCCCCCGGGGAAGGCGGCCGGGAGCTGGGCAGCATCATGGGGCAGCCCATGCACCTGCCTTCCCGCTGCACCCCCGTCTGGTCCCGTTGGTGA
- a CDS encoding threonylcarbamoyl-AMP synthase, which produces MGQTFNLHPDNPQERFIKEAVRILRRGGVMVYPTDSCYALGCMIGNKEGMERIRLIRGVDDRHHFTLVCRDLSEIARYARVDNKQYRILKAATPGGYTFILEATREVPRRLQHPKRSTIGLRVPDNHVVAMLLEELGEPILSVTLQLPGDEYPLNDPDEINERLGNRVDVILESGFCSLTPTTVIDLHVDPPELLRTGAGDPEKLGF; this is translated from the coding sequence ATGGGACAGACCTTCAACCTGCATCCGGACAACCCCCAGGAGCGGTTCATCAAGGAGGCGGTGCGCATCCTGCGTCGCGGCGGCGTCATGGTCTATCCCACGGACTCCTGCTATGCCCTGGGCTGCATGATCGGCAACAAGGAAGGCATGGAGCGAATCCGCCTCATCCGGGGCGTGGACGACCGGCACCATTTCACCCTGGTATGCAGGGACCTGTCGGAGATCGCCCGCTATGCCCGGGTGGACAACAAGCAGTACCGCATCCTCAAGGCGGCCACCCCCGGTGGCTACACCTTCATCCTGGAAGCCACCCGGGAAGTGCCCCGCCGCCTGCAGCACCCCAAGCGCAGCACCATCGGCCTGCGGGTGCCGGATAACCATGTGGTGGCCATGCTCCTGGAGGAGTTGGGAGAACCCATCCTGTCCGTGACCCTGCAGCTGCCGGGGGACGAGTACCCTCTCAATGACCCGGACGAGATCAACGAACGGCTGGGCAACCGGGTGGATGTCATACTGGAGTCCGGGTTCTGCAGCCTGACTCCCACCACGGTCATCGACCTCCACGTGGACCCGCCGGAATTGCTCCGCACAGGGGCAGGTGATCCGGAAAAACTTGGCTTTTAA
- a CDS encoding glycosyltransferase family 4 protein — translation MSHSFSLRVGIDFHVVDGKFQGSRTHVLELFAEVIRQSPDIQFYLLLDNPDELINISPVFSFFNVVRVRMPHTNPVARLIKQLPDMQKKYSLDVIHTQYILPIFFDCKGMVTIHDVLFESHPQFFQYFFRLRSMIFMRYSAKKAAHIFTVSEYSRDEIARRYDVTADKITVIPNAADPNRFFPGDAGYEHVMARGLSPRNYILSVGRLEPRKNHAMLVRAYKQLGNNAPPLVIVGQRDFSYGELFKEVSRLDLSGQVLIFEDADDRELPALYRNALLFVYPALAEGFGMPPLEALASGVPVVCSNSTSMPEVVGNAGLLVEPNDESALTEAMRKVLGNPSLALRLVSQGLLQSKQFSWQESAHRVRKQYLTQIGGGAL, via the coding sequence GTGAGCCATTCTTTTTCCCTGCGGGTAGGAATTGACTTTCACGTAGTAGATGGAAAGTTCCAAGGTTCACGCACGCATGTGTTAGAGCTATTTGCAGAAGTTATCCGGCAGTCACCGGATATACAGTTCTATCTATTATTAGACAATCCAGATGAGTTGATAAACATATCCCCAGTGTTTTCTTTCTTCAATGTTGTACGGGTAAGAATGCCACATACAAATCCCGTTGCACGTTTGATTAAACAGCTGCCAGATATGCAGAAAAAATACAGTCTAGATGTTATTCACACACAATATATTCTGCCTATATTCTTTGATTGCAAAGGAATGGTAACAATACATGATGTATTGTTCGAGTCGCACCCACAATTCTTCCAGTATTTTTTTCGTCTGCGCTCAATGATTTTTATGCGGTATTCGGCAAAAAAAGCTGCGCATATATTCACTGTTAGCGAGTATTCCCGAGATGAAATTGCTCGGCGATATGATGTGACTGCTGACAAAATTACTGTGATACCTAATGCAGCTGATCCTAATAGATTTTTCCCTGGCGATGCAGGGTATGAGCATGTGATGGCGCGCGGCCTAAGCCCGCGTAATTATATATTGAGCGTGGGCCGACTAGAGCCACGCAAGAACCATGCAATGCTGGTGCGTGCCTATAAACAATTAGGCAATAATGCCCCGCCACTAGTTATCGTTGGGCAGAGGGATTTTTCTTACGGGGAGTTATTCAAAGAAGTAAGTAGGCTAGATCTTTCGGGCCAAGTTTTAATATTTGAGGATGCCGATGATCGGGAATTACCCGCCCTTTACCGCAATGCTCTTCTGTTTGTCTACCCAGCGCTTGCTGAGGGATTTGGCATGCCGCCATTAGAAGCACTAGCTTCTGGGGTGCCCGTTGTGTGCTCAAACTCTACGTCAATGCCAGAAGTCGTGGGGAACGCCGGACTGCTTGTTGAGCCAAATGACGAATCCGCATTGACAGAGGCAATGCGTAAGGTATTGGGTAATCCATCTTTGGCTCTTAGGCTTGTCAGTCAGGGTTTACTTCAATCGAAACAATTCAGCTGGCAGGAGTCAGCGCACCGTGTAAGAAAACAGTACTTGACGCAAATTGGGGGAGGCGCTTTATGA